A segment of the Panacibacter ginsenosidivorans genome:
TAATTGAAATTGAGAATGTGAAAACTCATAGTCTATGTTATTTAGGTTTATAATTGAAATAAGTGAAGGTTAATAAATAATAATAGGACACAGTACATGGTAGAAGCAGACATTCAAAATAAACATATGAAGCATTAAACCGATTCAAAAGTCGTTTAAAAAATATGTACAATGTTTTTAGAGATATACAATATGAAAAATTCATGCTAGCAAGCAACCTTTCGGGTTGACGTTCTAAGATAACTTTTTTTGCTATAACCATAAAGCTCATGTACCAATATTAAATGTCCCTAAAAATAACACAGCATAAGAGTGCGACGCAACAGTCGATGCCATGAAATACAAATGCCGGCTACCAAAAAATTTTTCTCTACTCTTCATCACTCACCTCTCCATTTGTTAGTTCGGGTAAAAGCCTCACCCTCGTTCCCTCTCCGGTGGGAGAGGGAGGTCGAACCGTAGTAATACTATTTTTCTTTTGTAATAACATATCTGCTTTTGTTCATTGTTCATCAGGTTCTTCCTGTAAATCTTCTGTTGTTATTGGTAAGATTTTATGTGCTTCTTCCGCTGGCAAAGCATCTACATTTCTTAATCTTTTTTGTATGGCTCTTGTGCGTACGCCTGCAACATGCTCTAACTGGTCGAGCCCGGTTTGTATGTTCTTCTGTGCTTTATCGAGTAAGCCGCTGAAATTGCCAAACTCTGTTTTTACGGCACTGAGTAACTGCCATACTTCGCCGCTGCGCTTTTCTATGGCGAGTGTGCGGAAACCCATTTGTAAACTGCTTAAGAAGGCGGAGAGTGTGGTGGGTCCGGCAATGTTTATTTTGTATTCGGTGCGGATGCTTTCGAACAGACCGGGTGTGCGCAAGACTTCTGCATATAAACTTTCGAAGGGCAGAAAGAGTATGGCAAAGTCTGTTGTGTTTGGCGGATCGATATAACGGTTGCAGATGTCTGCGGCGCATTTTTTTATGCCGCGTACAAATGCTTTGCGGCTTTCTTCTATGAGTGTGGCATCGCCATGCTCGTATGCCTGCAGCAGCAACTCAAAATCTTCTTTGGGAAACTTGGAATCTATGGGCAGCCAGAGTGTTTTATCCTGCGTGCCGGGGAGTTTTACGGCAAACTCTACGAGTGCATTGCTGCCTTCTTTTGTTTTTACATTCTTTGCATATTGTTCTGTGGTAAGTATTTGCTCGAGTATGTTCTCGAGTTGATACTCGCCCAATACGCCACGTGTTTTTACATTGCTGAGTACACGTTTGAGATCGCCAACACCGGTGGCAAGTTGCTGCATATCGCCTAAGCCTTTGTGCACGGCTTCGAGGCGTTCGCTTACGAGTTTGAAACTTTCGCCGAGACGTGCTTCTAAAGTTTGCTGCAGTTTTTCATCAACGGTAATGCGCATCTGCTCAAGCTTTTGCTCATTGCTTTGCTGCATGGCGGTAACCTTTTGTTCGATGGTTTGTCGCATGCTGTCGAGCTTTGTGCTGGTGTCTGTGTTTTGTTCGCTTTGTTTGTTTAGTAGTGCAAAGAAGTTATCTTTTTGTATGCTGTTGAGTTCTGTAATGCTTTGTGCAAGATCTTTCTTGAATGTATTGAGTGCTTCTTTTATTTCGGTGCGGCTTGCAGTTGCATTGTTGTTATTGCTTTCTGTGAATGTCGTGAGTTTATGATCGATGGTTGTGGTGAGATGATTGAGTTTTTCTTCGAAAGATTGTAATGATTGTTGTAACTCTTTCCTGGCGAGTGCAGATTGTTCGAATGTTTCTTTGCGGTTGGCTGCTATTTCTGTTTTTACGGATTGTTCTATGCGGCGCACTTCTGTTTGCAGCGTGCTATTAGAATTAGAAAATACTTTGATGAGAATAATGAGTAATAATATTGCAATTATAATAAGAAGAATTAATTCGGTAGTCATGTTGGTAAAGCAACCTTTAGGGTTGTAGGGGTAAGATAGAAAATTTCTTATTTATTTTTTTGTTTTTTTCCTGCTCTTTTGGGTTGCTGTGTTTTTGGCAAGTTGTTATTTACTTTTTTGTCTTAACACAAAAAAGTAACAAAAAAAGTCAAGAAAGAAAAGATACACAACACTTTTCTTTCTTTTCGCTTTGATGTAGCTGAAGTGCTACTGTGAATTCAACAATTGAACTTTAGTGTGCAGTTTCAGGATTTGATCTTCGCACTTTATACAAAAGACCTGAGCTTTTTATTGCAAAGGTTTATTTGATTTGACAACGTAATGTGTAGCGTTGGCAAGGCAAAATGCACGGAAATCGACGAAGGAGATTCGCGAACACCAAAATAAAATAACAGATAATGTGAGCAACGATCATGTGGTCCTTGATTTTTTGGTTCTTTTGCATCAAGGCAAAAGAACACAAGAAAAAAACTTTTGATGGAAATATTATTTGCTTTTTTTATTTCCGTACTTTTTCTCTTGAAAGAAAAAGTAACAAAAAGTTCAAGAGCGAATGATGTACAGCAATTATCTCGTGATCTGCTATTTTTATTTGCCTCGATGAATGCTTCGCATTTCGTTCATTGTTTCTTGATTAGGCTTTTGTACTACTGTGGTTTCAGCAATAGAACTTTAGTGTGCTTGTTCCAGGATTTCAATCTTCGCACTTTATGCAAAAGACCTTAACTCTTTTTCGTGAAGGTTTATTTGATTTGAGAACGCAATGTGTGGCGCTGGCACGGACCAATGCGCGGAAATCGACGAAGGAGATTCGCGAACACCAACAACTAAAATAAAAGATGCCGTGAGCAACGTTCATGTGGTCCTTGATTTTTTGGTTCTTTTGCCTTGATGCAAAAGAACGGAAGAAAAAAACTTTTGAGGCAAATATTATTGGTTTGCGTAAAAAAGATCAGGAAAGAGTCGATATCTTAAATAGAAGATTTTGCCGAAAAGAAAATCTTAAAGCCATTTTGATACCACTATGCCGCGCTGGTAACGTTCAGTATTGTTGTACAATGCGTTTAACCTTTTACACCGGCATAAGCATTATGATAGTTCAAAAAAAATTTGCCGTTTATTAACTGTATAAATGCATTTATTACCTGAAAAGGGAAAGTATTTTGTCAAAACGGGAATTTCCACAACGCATTGAGTTACTATCTCGTTGATTTTCAGGTATAAATTTTTAAAAAACTCATTTGGCATGTTTTTAGCAAATTACCTGGTCAATAAAACCCGAT
Coding sequences within it:
- the rmuC gene encoding DNA recombination protein RmuC, whose protein sequence is MTTELILLIIIAILLLIILIKVFSNSNSTLQTEVRRIEQSVKTEIAANRKETFEQSALARKELQQSLQSFEEKLNHLTTTIDHKLTTFTESNNNNATASRTEIKEALNTFKKDLAQSITELNSIQKDNFFALLNKQSEQNTDTSTKLDSMRQTIEQKVTAMQQSNEQKLEQMRITVDEKLQQTLEARLGESFKLVSERLEAVHKGLGDMQQLATGVGDLKRVLSNVKTRGVLGEYQLENILEQILTTEQYAKNVKTKEGSNALVEFAVKLPGTQDKTLWLPIDSKFPKEDFELLLQAYEHGDATLIEESRKAFVRGIKKCAADICNRYIDPPNTTDFAILFLPFESLYAEVLRTPGLFESIRTEYKINIAGPTTLSAFLSSLQMGFRTLAIEKRSGEVWQLLSAVKTEFGNFSGLLDKAQKNIQTGLDQLEHVAGVRTRAIQKRLRNVDALPAEEAHKILPITTEDLQEEPDEQ